Genomic window (Plasmodium knowlesi strain H apicoplast, complete genome):
CAGTTAAAGATTTATTTCCAAATATTAAAGAACTACATTCTGTATAATTATAAGATTTATATGAATAAGGGTTTATATAAATTAACCCCCTAAATATATTTAAAGAATTATTTAAAGAAATACTTTTTGAAATTATATAACTTTTAGTATAAGATCCTATATGATACATCTTACTACCTGTATCAGCTATTTGATTATACGATAAAAAGGATATTGAATAAAAATTACTAATAGAAAAATTTCCTTTTAAAATTGTAGAAGGATATTTCCAAGTTATAATAGAACCTAATTCTATTTGAATCCAATCTAATTTAGAAAAATTAAAACAAACCCCACGTTTAGTAGTAAAATTATATAATCCACCATTTCCTAAATAATCTCCTCTATACCAATTTTGTAAAGTATAATATTTTACATAACTATAATTTTTTACTATTATTTCTACTATAGCTACATGTAATTGAGACTCTTTATACATAGAAGCTGTACATCCTTCTAAATATACAATATATGAATATTCATTTACTATTATTAATGTACGTTCAAATTGAGCGAAATCATATGAATTAGTTTTAAAATAAGTAGATAAATTAAAACTACATTTTATATATTTTGGAACATAACAAAAAGATCCTTCACTAAAAATAATAGAATTAATATTAGCAAAAAAATTATCTTTATAAGAAACAACAGTTCCTAAATATTTTTTTACTAATAAAGGATATCTTAAAATAACATTAAATAAAGGTAAAAAAATTATACCTATTTTTTTTAAAAAATATTGAGTTGTTTGTAATATAGATATACTATCAAAAATAACATCAATAGAATTAGTTTTTACTAATATACTATCTAAAAAACTAATATTTAAATTATTTTTTAAATAAGTTATTAAATTACTATCTTTTAAAATAGAAGAATAATATATAATATTATCATAATTTATATTAGGACCGTCAAAAAATTTCCAATCAGGAAATTTCATAATATTTAATATTTTTAAAGAATATTTTTTAAATTTATAAATAAAAATATATAAAAAAATATTAGTAGATAAATGTTTTATTAATTTTTTATTTAATCCATTTCTTATTAAATATAAATTTATTTTATTTTTATATTGATATTTATAATTTAAATTATAAATATTTAAAATTTTTTTTAATTTCATTGTTTTTATCATAATAATTATATACTATAAATAACACAAGCTAATGATGAGATTTGGACTCATAATCTACTGATTACAAATCAGTTGCTTTACCAATTAAGCTACTTTAGCAAATAAAATATTAATAATTAAATATTCAACTTATTAGGAATTATA
Coding sequences:
- a CDS encoding iron-sulfur cluster assembly protein SufB; amino-acid sequence: MIKTMKLKKILNIYNLNYKYQYKNKINLYLIRNGLNKKLIKHLSTNIFLYIFIYKFKKYSLKILNIMKFPDWKFFDGPNINYDNIIYYSSILKDSNLITYLKNNLNISFLDSILVKTNSIDVIFDSISILQTTQYFLKKIGIIFLPLFNVILRYPLLVKKYLGTVVSYKDNFFANINSIIFSEGSFCYVPKYIKCSFNLSTYFKTNSYDFAQFERTLIIVNEYSYIVYLEGCTASMYKESQLHVAIVEIIVKNYSYVKYYTLQNWYRGDYLGNGGLYNFTTKRGVCFNFSKLDWIQIELGSIITWKYPSTILKGNFSISNFYSISFLSYNQIADTGSKMYHIGSYTKSYIISKSISLNNSLNIFRGLIYINPYSYKSYNYTECSSLIFGNKSLTVTIPYVKNYNNTSYIKQEAFISKIEILYLFLLMQRGLNISEAMSLIVIGFCSNIYNKLPFELNLEIPILFSLKIKDIFK